Genomic segment of Phycisphaerales bacterium AB-hyl4:
CACCGTCGAGCCGTTGGGCCCGCCGAGGAACAGGTGGCAGCCGACGAGTCCTTCGCTGGGGGTCTCGGCGACGATGTAGCCTTCGTCGAGGCTGATGCGAGCGCCCAGGGCGCGCAGGCCGCGCAGGTGCAGGTCGACCGGGCGATCGCCGATCGCACAGCCGCCGGGCATCGACACGCGGGCCTCGCCCCGCCGAGCGAGCAGCGGCCCGAGCACGCAGATGCCCGCGCGCATGGTCCGCATGATTTCGTAGGTGGCCTGCGAGTTGGTGTCAGCCGAGGTGTGCAGCTTCAGCGAGCGGTTGCCTTCGCCGGTGCGTGTGACTTCACAGCCCAGCGAGGTCAGTAGCCGACCCATTGACCGGATGTCCGCCAGGTCGGGCACGTCCTGCAGTGTGATCGGCTTGTCGCTGAGCAACGCGGCCGCCATCAGTGGCAGGCTCGCGTTTTTCGAGCCATGCACACGAAACGTTCCGCGTAGCCGTTTACCGCCATGAATTACGAATGCGTCCATGCGGTCAAGTTGTCGCAGATTCCGCCCCGCGCGGCAAGCCCGCCAACGTCGGCGGCCTTACTCGTCCGGCTTGAAATTCAACGACACCGAATTGATGCAATATCGCAACCCCGTCGGCTGCGGCCCATCTTCAAAGACATGGCCCAGGTGTCCGCCGCAGCGTTTGCAGAGCACTTCCACGCGGTTCATGCCGTGGCTGGTGTCGCGTTGCAACTCGATATTGTCGTTGTTCGCCACATCGTAAAAGCTCGGCCAGCCGCAGCCGGACTCGAACTTCGTGCCCGAGGCGAACAGCTCCGCGCCGCAGGCGATGCAGACATACGTGCCTGTTTCGTCGTGTTCGTTGTATTGGCCGGTGAACGGCCGTTCCGTGCCCTTTTCGCGGACGACGCGATACTGCTCGGGCGTGAGCTGCTCGCGCCACTGGTCTTCATGTTTTTCGATATCGCGTTGCATGGGCGGGGTCTCCGTGATCGTAATGCGAGTCAGGCCGAAGTCGAGTTTGGTGATCGCCTGTGACGCGGCCGACGTTGTCGCCGTCGCCGCCGTCGTCGAGGCCTGGCTGTGTCCCGTCGCCTCGACAGGCGCGGCAGTCGAGCGGGTGTCGGCCTCGCAGGCCGGCAGCA
This window contains:
- the msrB gene encoding peptide-methionine (R)-S-oxide reductase MsrB, giving the protein MQRDIEKHEDQWREQLTPEQYRVVREKGTERPFTGQYNEHDETGTYVCIACGAELFASGTKFESGCGWPSFYDVANNDNIELQRDTSHGMNRVEVLCKRCGGHLGHVFEDGPQPTGLRYCINSVSLNFKPDE